Proteins co-encoded in one Thermoplasma sp. Kam2015 genomic window:
- a CDS encoding single-stranded DNA-binding protein gives MEDITKIKDLTPSSRRVNVVGKVLSVGEPKTIQTKFGDQRSVTEVTIGDDTGKVILSLWGDQASQAKTGETLAIGNGYVSLVRGHIRLNVGKYGSLNVSDEEVAEVNEDFDASEKEYENFHRSGPRRDNFRRGGYGGRSSRDEEEE, from the coding sequence ATGGAAGATATAACGAAAATAAAGGATCTAACACCCTCCTCAAGGAGAGTGAATGTTGTTGGAAAAGTTTTGTCTGTTGGAGAACCAAAAACAATACAAACGAAGTTTGGAGACCAGAGATCTGTGACAGAAGTAACCATCGGAGACGACACGGGAAAGGTTATACTGTCCCTATGGGGCGATCAGGCTAGCCAGGCTAAGACCGGTGAGACTCTTGCAATAGGGAACGGATACGTTTCACTTGTCAGGGGTCATATAAGGCTTAACGTTGGCAAATACGGTTCATTGAATGTTTCTGATGAAGAAGTGGCAGAAGTTAACGAGGATTTCGACGCAAGCGAAAAGGAATATGAGAATTTCCATCGATCCGGTCCACGCAGAGATAACTTCAGACGCGGCGGATACGGTGGAAGATCGAGCAGAGACGAAGAAGAAGAGTAA
- a CDS encoding toprim domain-containing protein: MANTSSRNRFLEIIEKYRSRNMSVPIVVEGRNDLKSLRKMKFLGEILILNRGMSLVEFSDRIAERYRHIILLTDFDAKGCDLEKRMSEYLMGMGVDIDIYLWNFVRRNVPVKTVEELPSEYERQYEKTVQM; encoded by the coding sequence TTGGCAAATACGTCCTCCAGAAACAGATTTTTGGAGATTATTGAGAAGTACCGGTCCAGAAATATGAGTGTACCCATAGTAGTTGAAGGGCGAAACGATCTGAAATCACTGAGGAAGATGAAGTTCCTGGGAGAAATACTGATATTGAATAGAGGGATGTCCCTTGTTGAATTTTCCGATCGGATTGCTGAACGATACAGACACATCATACTGCTGACCGACTTTGATGCAAAAGGTTGCGATCTTGAAAAGCGAATGAGCGAATATCTGATGGGAATGGGGGTTGACATAGATATATACCTCTGGAATTTCGTGAGGAGGAATGTTCCGGTGAAAACCGTAGAAGAGCTCCCTTCGGAATATGAGCGTCAGTATGAAAAGACAGTGCAGATGTAA